In Arthrobacter burdickii, one DNA window encodes the following:
- a CDS encoding class I SAM-dependent methyltransferase — translation MTAPALTADTDRLVITGARIPSGDALSVLLGGRRIWTVRAPRPDDDGVLSVPWPPALAERFTGSARLAVEHAGREIAASTVVFEDDASDFDLSEPGTGIPLVVNKWGRIARSFEGRDAALVEHVLDEAEHLIEVLRRTVGVELFVTGGTLLGPVRNGRIMAHDDDADLAYLSAHPNPSDVMLESFRIERVLVDQGYEVVRHSNGHLQLMFPGGTVTDRFYLDIFTYFECNGWFYGTFHARERADRVTIHPLKPLPVNGRLLPGPAEPAQLLAAIYGPSWEVPDPTFTFVTPPAAFRRYYWWLNHFDVDRENWEDHHRAEIEAGPATTPSRLAVTTAEQLPPSSTVLDLGCGLGADARYLADRGHRVLAVDFSRPALVWAQENFGHDGAVLFERANLTMARSALHLRKRCADLGGTVHVYANHLFNALSPLGWDTTLMLIKHLLAEPGSRAFLEVGVADTEGSASWSEYQPVDWTRFQEQLRRYSLSAEEQDDDGAGAATGRRVLVRREMT, via the coding sequence GTGACCGCCCCCGCCCTGACAGCCGACACCGATCGGCTGGTGATCACCGGCGCGCGGATTCCCTCCGGTGACGCCCTGTCCGTGCTGCTCGGCGGACGGCGAATCTGGACGGTCCGGGCGCCTCGCCCGGACGACGACGGCGTCCTCAGCGTCCCCTGGCCTCCGGCCCTCGCCGAGCGCTTCACGGGGAGCGCGCGGCTCGCAGTCGAGCATGCGGGCCGTGAGATCGCCGCGTCGACGGTCGTGTTCGAGGACGACGCGTCCGACTTCGACCTGAGCGAACCGGGCACGGGCATCCCCCTGGTGGTCAACAAGTGGGGCCGGATCGCACGGTCCTTCGAGGGCCGCGACGCCGCGCTCGTCGAGCACGTCCTGGATGAGGCCGAGCACCTCATCGAGGTGCTGCGCCGGACGGTCGGCGTCGAGCTGTTCGTCACCGGAGGCACGCTGCTCGGGCCCGTCCGCAACGGCCGCATCATGGCCCACGACGACGACGCCGACCTCGCGTACCTCAGCGCGCACCCCAATCCGTCCGACGTGATGCTGGAGAGCTTCCGGATCGAGAGGGTGCTCGTGGACCAGGGGTACGAGGTGGTGCGGCATTCCAACGGCCACCTCCAGCTCATGTTCCCGGGTGGAACGGTGACCGACCGCTTCTACCTCGACATCTTCACCTACTTCGAGTGCAACGGCTGGTTCTACGGGACCTTCCACGCACGTGAGCGCGCGGACAGGGTCACGATCCACCCGCTCAAGCCCCTCCCCGTGAACGGGCGGCTGCTGCCCGGTCCGGCGGAACCCGCGCAGCTCCTCGCGGCGATCTACGGGCCGTCCTGGGAGGTGCCCGACCCCACCTTCACGTTCGTCACCCCGCCGGCCGCGTTCCGCCGGTACTACTGGTGGCTGAACCACTTCGACGTCGACCGCGAGAACTGGGAGGACCACCACCGCGCCGAGATCGAGGCCGGTCCCGCCACGACACCGTCGCGCCTCGCCGTCACGACCGCGGAGCAGCTGCCGCCGTCGTCGACCGTGCTCGACCTCGGCTGCGGGCTCGGAGCGGACGCGAGGTACCTGGCGGACCGCGGACACCGCGTCCTCGCCGTCGACTTCAGCCGGCCGGCGCTCGTCTGGGCGCAGGAGAATTTCGGGCACGACGGCGCCGTCCTGTTCGAACGCGCCAACCTGACCATGGCCCGCTCCGCGCTGCACCTGCGGAAGCGGTGCGCGGACCTCGGCGGGACGGTCCACGTGTACGCCAACCACCTGTTCAACGCGCTCAGTCCGCTCGGCTGGGACACCACGCTGATGCTCATCAAGCACCTCCTGGCAGAGCCCGGGAGCCGGGCGTTCCTCGAGGTGGGTGTGGCCGACACGGAAGGATCGGCCAGCTGGTCCGAGTACCAGCCCGTCGACTGGACGAGGTTCCAGGAGCAGTTGCGCCGGTACTCGCTGAGCGCAGAGGAGCAGGACGACGACGGAGCAGGCGCGGCGACAGGCCGGCGCGTGCTCGTGAGGAGGGAGATGACATGA
- the upp gene encoding uracil phosphoribosyltransferase yields the protein MRVLVVDHPLVAHKLTVLRDKNTSSPVFRLLTEELVTLLAYEATRDVRVETVSIETPVTTTEGTGLVKPTPLVVPILRAGLGMLEGMTRLVPTAEVGFLGMARNEETLEAITYAERLPDDLTGRQVFVLDPMLATGGTLREAIKFLFARGAADITCICLLAAPEGLATLQEELDGRNVTIVLASIDEKLNEKSYIVPGLGDAGDRLYGVVG from the coding sequence ATGCGCGTACTGGTAGTCGACCACCCCCTGGTAGCCCACAAACTCACGGTTCTCCGGGACAAGAACACGTCGTCTCCGGTGTTCCGCCTCCTCACGGAGGAGCTCGTCACCCTGCTGGCCTACGAGGCCACGCGCGACGTCCGCGTCGAGACCGTGTCCATCGAGACCCCCGTGACCACCACCGAGGGGACGGGCCTCGTGAAGCCGACCCCCCTCGTGGTCCCCATCCTCCGTGCCGGCCTCGGCATGCTCGAGGGGATGACGCGCCTCGTTCCGACCGCGGAGGTCGGGTTCCTCGGCATGGCCCGCAACGAGGAGACCCTCGAGGCCATCACCTATGCCGAGCGGCTGCCCGACGACCTGACGGGACGCCAGGTGTTCGTTCTCGACCCGATGCTCGCCACCGGAGGCACCCTCCGCGAGGCCATCAAGTTCCTGTTCGCCCGTGGGGCCGCGGACATCACCTGCATCTGCCTCCTCGCCGCGCCCGAGGGTCTCGCGACCCTGCAGGAGGAGCTGGACGGCCGCAACGTCACGATCGTCCTCGCCTCGATCGACGAGAAGCTCAACGAGAAGTCGTACATCGTGCCGGGCCTCGGCGATGCGGGAGACCGGCTGTACGGCGTCGTCGGCTAG
- a CDS encoding pyridoxamine 5'-phosphate oxidase family protein, translating into MADQQDGLKEVQGILGKADIAILTTINLDGQLVSRPLALHGKDFDGDLWFFTEDPSPKADEIRANPQVNVSVSTGKGYVSIAGTATLSRDQAKIDELWGPSVSAWFENGRDDPAVALLHVDAHTAEYWSMDAPRVVSAVKMVKGLVTGSKPDSGKNDVVELP; encoded by the coding sequence GTGGCAGACCAGCAGGACGGTTTGAAGGAAGTACAGGGCATCCTCGGCAAGGCCGACATCGCGATCCTCACCACCATCAATCTCGACGGGCAGCTCGTGAGCCGGCCGCTCGCACTGCACGGCAAGGACTTCGACGGCGACCTCTGGTTCTTCACCGAGGATCCGTCGCCCAAGGCCGACGAGATCCGCGCCAATCCCCAGGTCAACGTCTCCGTGAGCACGGGCAAGGGCTATGTCTCCATCGCGGGAACGGCCACCCTGTCCAGGGACCAGGCGAAGATCGACGAGCTGTGGGGCCCGTCGGTGTCCGCGTGGTTCGAGAACGGCCGCGACGACCCCGCCGTCGCCCTTCTCCACGTCGACGCGCACACGGCCGAGTACTGGTCCATGGACGCTCCGCGCGTCGTCTCGGCCGTGAAGATGGTCAAGGGCCTCGTGACCGGCAGCAAGCCCGACTCCGGCAAGAACGACGTCGTCGAGCTCCCCTGA
- the yiaA gene encoding inner membrane protein YiaA encodes MAESKLVPQKPTGAFIGASWVALIIGVSSYLIGLWNATSMELNEKGYYFTILLFGLFAVISIQKTIRDRAEDIPVTNIYYGVAWFSVVASLSLLVIGLWNADMLLSEKGFYGLAMLMSLFGAITVQKNVRDMAVFAEVEKTENPKRKLFSGQDIPAATPGSTHRPDSNPTLGRPE; translated from the coding sequence ATGGCTGAATCCAAACTTGTCCCGCAGAAGCCCACTGGAGCATTCATCGGCGCTAGCTGGGTTGCGTTGATCATCGGAGTGTCGTCCTATCTCATCGGCCTCTGGAACGCAACGAGCATGGAGCTGAACGAGAAGGGCTACTACTTCACGATCCTGCTCTTCGGACTGTTCGCAGTGATCTCGATCCAGAAGACGATTCGAGATCGAGCTGAGGATATTCCAGTTACGAATATCTACTACGGCGTGGCATGGTTCTCCGTTGTTGCATCACTTTCGCTACTGGTAATCGGTCTTTGGAATGCCGACATGCTTCTGTCCGAAAAGGGCTTCTACGGCTTGGCCATGCTGATGTCTCTCTTCGGAGCCATCACCGTCCAGAAGAACGTGCGAGACATGGCGGTGTTTGCCGAGGTCGAGAAAACCGAGAACCCAAAGCGAAAGCTCTTCTCAGGCCAGGACATCCCTGCCGCAACGCCCGGGTCCACTCATCGCCCTGATTCCAATCCGACCCTCGGTCGACCCGAGTGA
- a CDS encoding glycosyltransferase — translation MQSELIVLSHLRWDWVWQRPQQLVSRLNKAPGRKTWFVEEPLTPQGVEVPQNRLGTAEVDGLTRVWLEIPEQGRHVGFFDEVMPDYIAQLPELIGPPSGDRVVWIYTPLALEAALALEPTTLVFDVMDDLAAFKNAAPELLVRQRQALRAADVVFAGGRSLHRSVVKQGREDAHLIPSGVSVGHYAAAARAAEPDRSRPVAGYVGVLDERLDLDLVAGLAERLPDWEIRMVGPICKIEESDLPQAPNITYLGQQAYEDLPGHMAQFDVALMPFALNEATKSISPTKTLEYLASRLPVVSTRVADVVADFPGVVDLQDDAEGFAAACQALRGRAGELPSPELRRLLRRHDWSRIAELMDKLIFDQERSTPERATAEATA, via the coding sequence ATGCAAAGTGAACTCATTGTTTTGTCGCACCTGCGGTGGGATTGGGTCTGGCAGCGACCTCAACAGCTCGTGTCGCGCCTGAACAAGGCGCCCGGACGGAAGACCTGGTTCGTGGAGGAACCCCTCACGCCGCAGGGCGTCGAGGTTCCGCAGAACCGCCTGGGCACCGCGGAGGTGGACGGCCTCACGCGGGTCTGGCTGGAGATCCCCGAGCAGGGCAGGCACGTCGGCTTCTTCGACGAGGTCATGCCCGACTACATCGCGCAGCTGCCCGAGCTCATCGGGCCCCCGTCGGGTGACCGCGTCGTCTGGATCTACACCCCGCTGGCCCTCGAAGCGGCGCTCGCGCTCGAACCGACGACGCTCGTGTTCGACGTCATGGACGATCTCGCCGCCTTCAAGAACGCGGCTCCCGAGCTCCTCGTGCGGCAGCGCCAGGCGCTGCGCGCGGCCGACGTCGTCTTCGCCGGCGGCCGCTCCCTCCACCGCTCCGTGGTGAAGCAGGGCAGGGAGGACGCCCACCTCATCCCCAGCGGCGTGTCGGTGGGCCACTACGCCGCCGCCGCACGGGCAGCGGAACCCGATCGCAGCAGGCCCGTGGCGGGTTACGTGGGCGTGCTGGACGAGCGTCTCGACCTCGACTTGGTCGCGGGCCTCGCGGAGCGCCTGCCCGACTGGGAGATCCGCATGGTCGGTCCCATCTGCAAGATCGAGGAGTCGGACCTGCCGCAGGCACCGAACATCACGTACCTCGGCCAGCAGGCGTACGAGGACCTGCCGGGCCACATGGCGCAGTTCGACGTCGCCCTGATGCCCTTCGCCCTCAATGAGGCCACGAAGTCCATCAGCCCCACCAAGACGCTCGAGTACCTGGCATCCCGGCTACCGGTGGTCTCCACACGTGTGGCCGACGTCGTCGCGGACTTCCCCGGCGTCGTCGACCTTCAGGACGACGCCGAGGGCTTCGCCGCCGCCTGCCAAGCCCTGCGGGGGCGCGCCGGTGAGTTGCCGTCGCCTGAGCTGCGCAGGCTGCTCCGACGTCACGACTGGAGCCGGATCGCGGAGCTGATGGACAAGCTGATCTTCGATCAGGAGCGGTCGACGCCGGAGCGCGCCACGGCCGAGGCAACCGCCTAG
- a CDS encoding APC family permease yields MTKDISTAEPSTEGGLKRAIGTPLLYAFIVGDTLGAGIYTLVGTMSADVGGVIWLPLLIALVVALLTAGTYAELITKYPHAGGAARYADRAFGIPYVSFLVGFLMMASGITTAAALANAFAGDYLAALIDVPSGPAAVVFIVLLTLINLRGVRESLTANLVASVIEVSGLVLVIVLAAVVLGSGNGQPARLLEFAPDVPPLQGAFAASVIAFFSFLGFESAANMAEEVRNPSRAYPRALFGAIGTAAVVYLLIALGAVIVLAPSELAVSTGPLLDVVKASGIAVPTWLFGLIALVAIANGALLFMVMASRVGYGLAEADLLPRAFARVLPNRRTPFVSILVVAALTIVLTLTGELATLAETTVLLLLLVFLSANVSLLVLKKDKVEHAHFSVPRIVPILAIIASIALLTQQTGVVWLGALAYVAVGSLLFLAARAGRKREARATR; encoded by the coding sequence ATGACAAAGGACATCAGCACGGCCGAGCCGAGTACCGAGGGCGGACTGAAGCGGGCGATCGGCACACCGCTCCTCTACGCGTTCATCGTCGGCGACACGCTCGGAGCCGGCATCTATACGCTCGTCGGCACCATGTCCGCCGATGTCGGGGGCGTGATCTGGCTGCCGCTGCTCATCGCGCTGGTCGTGGCGCTCCTCACCGCGGGGACCTATGCGGAACTCATCACGAAGTATCCGCACGCCGGTGGTGCGGCACGGTACGCCGACCGGGCCTTCGGCATCCCGTACGTGTCGTTCCTCGTCGGGTTCCTGATGATGGCATCGGGCATCACCACTGCGGCGGCCCTGGCGAACGCCTTCGCCGGCGACTACCTGGCCGCGCTCATCGATGTTCCGTCAGGTCCGGCGGCCGTGGTCTTCATCGTCCTGCTGACCCTGATCAACCTGCGCGGCGTACGGGAATCGCTGACCGCGAACCTCGTCGCGTCCGTCATCGAGGTGAGCGGCCTCGTGCTCGTCATCGTGCTCGCCGCCGTCGTCCTCGGCAGCGGCAACGGGCAACCGGCCCGACTTCTCGAGTTCGCCCCGGACGTGCCTCCGCTGCAGGGCGCATTCGCGGCCTCCGTCATCGCCTTCTTCTCCTTCCTGGGGTTCGAATCGGCCGCCAACATGGCCGAGGAAGTACGCAACCCGTCGAGGGCGTACCCCCGCGCCCTGTTCGGTGCCATCGGCACCGCGGCTGTCGTCTATCTCCTCATCGCGCTCGGCGCGGTCATCGTCCTGGCCCCGTCCGAACTCGCGGTCTCCACCGGACCGCTGCTCGACGTGGTGAAGGCCAGTGGCATCGCGGTCCCGACCTGGCTGTTCGGCCTCATCGCGCTGGTCGCCATCGCCAACGGGGCCCTGCTATTCATGGTCATGGCAAGCCGTGTCGGCTACGGCCTGGCAGAGGCCGACCTCCTTCCGCGAGCGTTCGCCCGCGTGCTGCCGAATCGACGCACGCCGTTCGTCTCGATCCTCGTCGTCGCCGCGCTGACCATCGTGCTGACCCTGACCGGAGAGCTGGCAACGCTGGCCGAGACCACCGTGCTGCTGCTGCTCCTGGTCTTCCTGTCGGCCAACGTGAGCCTGCTCGTCCTCAAGAAGGACAAGGTCGAGCACGCCCACTTCTCGGTGCCCCGGATCGTGCCGATACTCGCGATCATCGCCAGCATCGCGCTGCTGACCCAGCAGACCGGCGTCGTCTGGCTCGGCGCTCTTGCGTACGTGGCGGTCGGGTCGCTGCTGTTCCTCGCCGCCCGGGCCGGGCGGAAGCGGGAGGCGCGCGCCACGCGATAG
- a CDS encoding family 1 glycosylhydrolase, with the protein MTAYEEGPPLEIIGGFESTFMPAHDRDIFETTEHDVRWREDLDLLAKSGITRLRYPIRWHRIEETEGSYDWSSTDEVMGHLREHGFRPIVDLVHHTSYPAWLTDGFADTRFGPAYLRYAEAFARRYPWVEEYTLFNEPFSTLFLSGHEAIWPPYHSGLQGFVDLLVNVMPAVAEASRLYRELLPAARHVWVDTCEFHTGSDASGQRYADMANDRRFLVIDAFLGRGYDVDSQLGRDLAPVGGERLLSLPTGSIDVLGLDYYAHCQWNFSEQGGTAPTPTPLPLADQIQQYWERYALPCMLTETNVRGHTSDRATWLKYVLEQCEDAQARGVVMDGICWFPVVDSTDWNSLLFRCEGSVDPVGVYWLDEDLERRASVMSTSYALAAGGARSGDLPAYLLAEPVATWLQGYRSQMAHWDWQQPPGTDVGSSLPRTTTRMELRIVDAK; encoded by the coding sequence ATGACCGCCTACGAGGAGGGGCCCCCGCTGGAGATCATCGGCGGCTTCGAGAGCACCTTCATGCCCGCGCACGATCGCGACATCTTCGAGACCACGGAACACGATGTCCGCTGGCGCGAGGATCTGGACCTGCTCGCGAAGTCGGGCATCACGAGGCTGCGTTACCCCATCCGGTGGCACCGCATCGAGGAGACCGAGGGCAGCTACGACTGGTCCTCCACCGACGAGGTGATGGGCCACCTGCGGGAGCACGGCTTCCGGCCCATCGTCGACCTCGTCCACCACACGAGCTACCCGGCCTGGCTCACCGACGGCTTCGCCGACACCCGCTTCGGTCCTGCCTACCTGCGGTACGCGGAGGCCTTCGCCCGCCGCTATCCCTGGGTGGAGGAGTACACGCTCTTCAACGAGCCGTTCTCCACCCTGTTCCTGTCCGGGCACGAGGCCATCTGGCCCCCGTACCACTCCGGCCTGCAGGGGTTCGTGGACCTTCTCGTCAACGTGATGCCCGCCGTCGCCGAAGCGAGCCGCCTGTACCGGGAGCTGTTGCCGGCCGCCCGCCACGTCTGGGTGGACACGTGCGAGTTCCATACGGGCTCCGACGCCTCGGGGCAGCGGTACGCGGACATGGCCAACGACCGCCGCTTCCTCGTGATCGATGCCTTCCTGGGCAGGGGGTACGACGTCGACAGCCAGCTCGGACGGGACCTCGCACCCGTCGGCGGGGAACGGCTGCTGTCCCTGCCCACCGGCAGCATCGACGTGCTGGGACTCGACTACTACGCGCACTGCCAGTGGAACTTCTCGGAGCAGGGCGGGACGGCGCCCACACCCACCCCGCTGCCGCTGGCCGACCAGATCCAGCAGTACTGGGAGCGGTACGCCCTGCCGTGCATGCTCACCGAGACCAACGTCCGCGGGCACACCTCGGACCGCGCCACCTGGCTCAAGTACGTGCTCGAGCAGTGCGAGGACGCCCAGGCGCGCGGCGTGGTGATGGACGGCATCTGCTGGTTCCCCGTCGTGGACTCCACCGACTGGAACTCGCTGCTCTTCCGCTGCGAGGGCTCCGTGGATCCCGTGGGCGTGTACTGGCTCGACGAGGACCTCGAGCGGCGCGCGTCGGTCATGTCGACGTCGTACGCGCTCGCCGCCGGGGGCGCCCGCTCGGGCGATCTTCCCGCCTACCTGCTCGCTGAACCCGTGGCCACCTGGCTGCAGGGCTATCGATCCCAGATGGCCCATTGGGACTGGCAACAGCCTCCCGGAACCGATGTCGGTTCGAGTCTTCCCCGTACAACTACCCGAATGGAATTGAGGATCGTCGATGCAAAGTGA
- a CDS encoding phosphodiesterase, whose product MPSPSRREDAPHSREHPPADHLLLHFSDTHFVADGLLYGGVDGRERLVQLLTEVGRSGVRPDALIFTGDLTDAGDPDAYAALRGIIEPFAEQLGAPVIWLMGNHDKRPALRTALLGEPPEEAPLYRSYRVGGLRVITLDTSVPGHHHGELDDVQLAWLEAELSRPAPEGSILALHHPPIPMVQDLAVLTELRRQDRLAEIVAGKDVRLILAGHVHFPSSALFAGIPVSVASSTCYTQDLNVPVGGIRGMDGAQGFNLVHVYPHTIVTSFATLGSFATVGEYVDPEEARRRLAAADAGLASGSRPRR is encoded by the coding sequence ATGCCATCTCCCAGCAGGCGGGAGGATGCACCCCATTCCCGGGAGCATCCTCCCGCCGACCACCTCCTCCTCCACTTCAGCGACACCCACTTCGTGGCCGACGGGCTGCTCTACGGCGGAGTGGACGGCCGCGAACGGCTCGTCCAGCTCCTGACGGAGGTCGGCCGGTCCGGGGTTCGGCCGGATGCCCTGATCTTCACGGGCGACCTCACGGATGCCGGGGACCCGGACGCCTACGCCGCGCTGCGCGGGATCATCGAGCCCTTCGCCGAGCAACTGGGTGCACCGGTGATCTGGCTCATGGGCAACCATGACAAACGACCGGCGCTGCGCACGGCACTGCTCGGGGAGCCGCCGGAGGAGGCGCCGCTGTACCGCAGCTACCGGGTGGGGGGCCTGAGGGTCATCACGCTCGACACCTCCGTGCCCGGGCACCACCACGGAGAGCTCGACGACGTCCAGCTCGCCTGGCTGGAAGCCGAGCTGTCCCGGCCCGCGCCCGAGGGCAGCATCCTGGCCCTGCACCATCCGCCGATCCCCATGGTGCAGGACCTCGCGGTGCTGACGGAACTGCGGCGCCAGGACCGGCTGGCCGAGATCGTGGCGGGCAAGGACGTGCGGCTGATCCTGGCCGGGCACGTCCACTTCCCGTCGTCGGCCCTCTTCGCGGGCATTCCCGTGTCCGTGGCCTCGTCCACCTGCTACACGCAGGACCTCAACGTCCCGGTGGGCGGCATCCGGGGGATGGACGGTGCGCAGGGCTTCAACCTCGTGCACGTATATCCGCACACGATCGTCACGTCCTTCGCGACACTGGGTTCCTTCGCGACCGTGGGGGAGTACGTCGACCCGGAGGAGGCACGACGGCGTCTGGCTGCGGCGGATGCGGGCCTCGCGTCGGGAAGCCGGCCGCGGCGCTGA
- a CDS encoding DUF6752 domain-containing protein has translation MTQTTVWKVGKRFARWSGVAEPFVALRNEVEQLREQVVRLDAEVVRLDADLDESRRLNLRAAELLDVVYEELGARRPGREGTS, from the coding sequence ATGACGCAGACCACGGTATGGAAGGTCGGCAAACGCTTCGCACGATGGAGCGGTGTCGCGGAGCCCTTCGTGGCGCTCCGGAACGAGGTGGAGCAGTTGCGGGAGCAGGTCGTCCGGCTGGATGCGGAGGTCGTCCGCCTCGACGCGGACCTGGACGAGTCACGCCGGCTCAACCTGAGGGCGGCAGAACTGCTCGACGTCGTCTACGAGGAACTGGGCGCACGACGCCCCGGACGGGAGGGAACATCATGA
- a CDS encoding winged helix-turn-helix domain-containing protein, protein MSVNPGYVHISLRSPQNRQARQPFAPSYTAHAPQVPHQHSRLQALPGGDAARPMSEPVPVVAPNGVPGPQAVTGDTTARGFVLYVALDEATAAAAGTTFSKLAQDVRNYVRSLVPTAESHAAVALAPADARGSDIDVVRAALGDPTVTRRPRPEAVPAPSQAQPARPTGVLIDLSRREVHLDGETLNLTFKEFELLNYLVENAARTVGREELLSGLWRNADEVPNERTIDVHIRRLRSKLGRLANTVRTVRGQGYRFYDHPEVVVWAAPEYSI, encoded by the coding sequence ATGTCAGTAAATCCGGGCTACGTCCATATCTCCCTCCGCTCCCCCCAGAACCGGCAGGCACGCCAGCCGTTCGCGCCGTCCTACACCGCGCACGCCCCGCAGGTTCCCCACCAGCATTCCCGCCTCCAGGCACTGCCCGGAGGGGACGCGGCACGGCCGATGAGCGAACCGGTTCCCGTCGTCGCACCCAACGGGGTGCCCGGGCCGCAGGCTGTCACCGGCGATACGACGGCGCGCGGTTTCGTGCTCTACGTCGCGCTCGACGAGGCCACGGCGGCTGCCGCAGGCACCACGTTCTCCAAGCTGGCCCAGGACGTCCGCAACTATGTGCGGTCCCTCGTGCCGACGGCGGAGAGCCACGCCGCGGTTGCCCTCGCGCCGGCCGACGCCCGTGGGTCCGACATCGACGTCGTCCGTGCGGCGCTTGGTGACCCGACGGTCACCCGCCGCCCGCGGCCGGAGGCGGTCCCCGCCCCGTCGCAGGCCCAGCCTGCCCGGCCCACCGGCGTCCTCATCGATCTGTCGCGCCGTGAGGTCCACCTCGACGGCGAGACGCTGAACCTGACCTTCAAGGAGTTCGAACTCCTGAACTACCTCGTCGAGAACGCGGCGCGGACCGTGGGTCGCGAGGAACTGCTCAGCGGGCTGTGGCGCAACGCCGACGAGGTGCCGAACGAGCGCACGATCGACGTCCACATCCGGCGGCTGCGATCGAAGCTCGGACGCCTGGCCAATACCGTGCGGACCGTGCGCGGCCAGGGCTACCGGTTCTACGACCACCCCGAAGTGGTCGTCTGGGCGGCACCGGAGTACTCCATCTAG
- the tadA gene encoding tRNA adenosine(34) deaminase TadA → MAPFRPPVDPEHRAWMGLALDAAARTRASADVPIGAVVVGPGGHVLGTGWNQREELGDPTAHAEVQAIRAAAAQLGAWRLEDCTLVVTLEPCAMCAGASVLARIPRVVFGAWDEKAGASGSVFDVLRERRLNHWTEVFAGVREDECALLLKDFFAAQRSGSGSR, encoded by the coding sequence ATGGCCCCCTTCCGTCCGCCCGTCGATCCCGAGCATCGGGCGTGGATGGGACTGGCCCTGGACGCGGCTGCGAGGACCCGCGCGAGCGCGGACGTGCCGATCGGCGCCGTCGTCGTCGGCCCCGGCGGCCACGTGCTCGGCACGGGCTGGAACCAGCGCGAGGAACTCGGCGACCCGACGGCGCACGCGGAGGTGCAGGCCATCCGCGCGGCAGCGGCGCAGCTCGGCGCCTGGCGGCTCGAGGACTGCACGCTGGTGGTGACCCTCGAGCCGTGCGCCATGTGCGCCGGGGCATCCGTCCTGGCCCGCATCCCCCGCGTGGTGTTCGGCGCCTGGGACGAGAAGGCGGGGGCGTCGGGCTCGGTCTTCGACGTACTCCGCGAGCGCCGGCTGAACCACTGGACCGAGGTCTTCGCGGGCGTCCGCGAGGACGAGTGTGCTCTGCTGCTCAAGGACTTCTTCGCGGCGCAGCGGTCCGGTTCCGGCTCCCGGTGA